Sequence from the Deltaproteobacteria bacterium IMCC39524 genome:
TTGGACTGCACCATCAGCAAAACGGCCTTCGGCGGTAACCAACATCAACTTGATCAGCTCTTTTTCACGCTTGATGATCGATTTATAATGACGCTTTTCGGCAATCGTGCCGCAGGAATAGCCCATCACCAAAAAAAGCAGAAAGAGAAAGAGGTCAAGGTTGCCGAGAATTCCTTCCAGCATCGTTGACCTCTACTCGACCCGCACAGCGGTGCCGTAGGCGAAAAGCTCGGCGGCGCCCTGGGCGACTGAAGATGTGGCAAAACGGATATTGACGACCGCGTTAGCCCCCATCAAGCGGGCCTGCTCGGACATGCGGTCCATCGCCTCCTGCCGTGATTCCTGGAGCAACTCGGTGTAACCTTTCAGCTCACCACCAACCAGGTTCTTCAACCCGGCCATCATGTCCCGGCCGAAGTGTTTGGCGCGTACGGTACTGCCCTGCACGATACCGAAATGCTCAACGATCTTTTTGCCGGGCACACTGCCGACATTGGTCATAATCATGGGAACTCCTAGTAAGTATAGCTTTAAGCTGTAGGGCTGTAAGCTCTAAGTAAAGGTAAGCCTTAAAGCTAATGGTTTACAACTTAAAGCTGGCCGTTTTGCGCTCCTATTCTGCCTCTTCTCCCATCAACTTGGCAAGCATATCCGACATGCTCAGCTCTTCCTCTCCATCGACTAGGTGGAACCCGGCCCTGGCCTCTTCCTGACGCAGTTCTTCAGGAATTTCGGCCAGAAAGCGGCTGAGTTCACGGGGCTCGTCCTTGCCGTATTTTTTGCGCACATCGGCGTGCAGGATGGTCAGCTTCTCCCGGGCGCGGGTGATGCCCACATAACAGAGGCGGCGCTCTTCATCGACGTCAACACCCTCGGAGACGGTTTTTTTGTGCGGCAAAAAACCTTCTTCGAAACCGGGCAGAAACACATGGGGGAACTCCAGCCCTTTGCTCGAATGCAGGCTCATCAAAACCACGGCATCCTTGGCTAACTTCTTCTCCTTGCTGTCTGTTCCCGGCTCGTCTCGATCAAGCAATGCGATCTTTTCGAGGAAACCGGACAAGGTCGGCTTGCCCTCACGCTCTTCATAGCTGGCAAGGGCGTTGACCACTTCCTGCACATTTTCGATGCGGCGCTCGATCTTTTCACGTGAGTCCGGGTCGCGCCGCAGTTCCTCTTCGAGACCGATAGCAGCGATGAGATCCTTTGCTGTAGAGGCAAGTCGGCCGCCGCCGCGAAACCAGCGCTTGTGCTCCTCGATCAGAGAGACAAACTTCTCCAGGGCGTCCGAGGCCTTGGCATTAATACCGTCGATCATGCGCGCCCTGCGAATCACTTGCCAGAGGGAGTCTTTACTGGAGACCGAGGTGCGAATCAAAAGGTCGGCGGTGGTACGACCGATGCCGCGACGCGGATAATTGAGGATGCGCAAGAGATTGACTTCATCGTAGGGATTGACCATAAAGCGCAGGTAAGCGATAGCGTCCTTGACTTCCTTGCGATCGAAAAATTGCTGACCGCCGATCAACACGTAAGGAATTTCTGCAAAGCGCAGTTCCTGCTCGAAGACCATGGTCTGGGCATTGGTGCGCATCAGAATAGCATGAGACTTATAGGCCATCTTCTTGGTGCGCACATTATGATTGATCCGCTCAATCACCGCCCTGGTTTCATCCTCGGCGTCGATGCACTTGACCACACCGATTTTTTCACCCTCGACACCCGCCGTCCAGAGCGCTTTCTCTTTGCGCTTCTGGTTGTGTTTAATCACCTTGTTGGCAGCGTTGAGGATATTGGCCGTAGAGCGATAATTCTGCTCCATTTTGATGACGTGAGCCCCGGCAAAGTTCTTTTCAAAATCAAGGATATTGCCCGGATCAGCGCCGCGCCAGCCATAAATCGATTGGTCATCGTCCCCAACCACGCAGAAGTTGTTCCACTTGCCGGCGAGCCTCTGCATCAAGGTAAACTGCGCGGTGTTGGTATCCTGATACTCATCAACCATGATGTACTGGAAGCGGTCCTGGTAGCGTGCCTGAACCTCGGGGAATTCGTCAAAGA
This genomic interval carries:
- a CDS encoding UvrD-helicase domain-containing protein; its protein translation is MSLDSLNPQQLEAVLHTEGPLLLLAGAGSGKTNVVTHRVAHLVGSKCIDPERVLAVTFTNKAAKEMRERVAGLAGKTKTERIQISTFHSLCCRILREDIEHLGYKRNFSIYGASDQQRLIRDLMNDIKADHGLKPDAILWKISDAKNSLLPPEKFGPFMRGDVIGEMAQKVYPEYQKSLKSYNAVDFDDLIMLVVRLFDEFPEVQARYQDRFQYIMVDEYQDTNTAQFTLMQRLAGKWNNFCVVGDDDQSIYGWRGADPGNILDFEKNFAGAHVIKMEQNYRSTANILNAANKVIKHNQKRKEKALWTAGVEGEKIGVVKCIDAEDETRAVIERINHNVRTKKMAYKSHAILMRTNAQTMVFEQELRFAEIPYVLIGGQQFFDRKEVKDAIAYLRFMVNPYDEVNLLRILNYPRRGIGRTTADLLIRTSVSSKDSLWQVIRRARMIDGINAKASDALEKFVSLIEEHKRWFRGGGRLASTAKDLIAAIGLEEELRRDPDSREKIERRIENVQEVVNALASYEEREGKPTLSGFLEKIALLDRDEPGTDSKEKKLAKDAVVLMSLHSSKGLEFPHVFLPGFEEGFLPHKKTVSEGVDVDEERRLCYVGITRAREKLTILHADVRKKYGKDEPRELSRFLAEIPEELRQEEARAGFHLVDGEEELSMSDMLAKLMGEEAE
- a CDS encoding YbjQ family protein produces the protein MIMTNVGSVPGKKIVEHFGIVQGSTVRAKHFGRDMMAGLKNLVGGELKGYTELLQESRQEAMDRMSEQARLMGANAVVNIRFATSSVAQGAAELFAYGTAVRVE